In Paracoccus aminophilus JCM 7686, a single window of DNA contains:
- the folE2 gene encoding GTP cyclohydrolase FolE2 — MTHVRPVNTSQPVYSRTYPADFKVDEAYKATLPDLQNGPASLIVGANAPIQHVGISNFRLPIRYLKRDGGEITLETSVTGTVSLEADRKGINMSRIMRSFYAHANKDFSLAVISEALDDYKSDLDSFDARIQMRFSYPMEVGSLRSGLSGWQYYDIALELIEQGGERLRIMHFDYVYSSTCPCSLELSEHARNTRGQLATPHSQRSIARISAVMLPEDGKLWFEDMVAICRAAVPTETQVMVKREDEQAFAELNAANPIFVEDAVRAFADQLLKDPRIGDFRVIASHQESLHSHDAVSLLTSGPTFAQSSLDPTTFSALRA, encoded by the coding sequence ATGACCCATGTTCGGCCCGTGAACACCAGCCAGCCGGTCTATAGCCGGACCTATCCCGCCGATTTCAAGGTGGACGAGGCCTATAAGGCCACGCTGCCCGATCTGCAGAATGGCCCCGCGAGCCTGATCGTCGGGGCGAATGCACCGATCCAACATGTCGGCATCTCGAATTTCCGCCTGCCGATTCGCTATCTGAAACGCGATGGCGGTGAGATCACGCTGGAAACCAGCGTCACCGGCACGGTCAGCCTTGAGGCCGACCGCAAGGGCATCAACATGAGTCGCATCATGCGGTCCTTCTATGCCCATGCGAACAAGGATTTCTCGCTCGCGGTGATCTCCGAGGCGCTCGACGACTATAAAAGCGACCTCGACAGTTTCGACGCCCGCATCCAGATGCGCTTTTCCTATCCGATGGAGGTGGGCTCGCTGCGCTCTGGCCTCTCGGGCTGGCAATATTACGACATCGCGCTCGAGCTGATCGAGCAGGGCGGCGAGCGGCTGCGCATCATGCATTTCGACTATGTCTATAGCTCGACCTGCCCGTGCTCGCTCGAGCTGTCGGAGCATGCCCGCAACACGCGCGGGCAATTGGCGACGCCGCATTCGCAGCGCTCGATCGCGCGGATCTCGGCGGTGATGCTGCCCGAGGATGGCAAGCTGTGGTTTGAGGATATGGTCGCGATCTGCCGCGCCGCCGTGCCGACCGAGACGCAGGTCATGGTCAAGCGCGAGGACGAGCAGGCTTTTGCCGAACTCAACGCCGCCAATCCGATCTTTGTCGAGGATGCGGTCCGCGCCTTTGCCGACCAGCTTCTGAAGGATCCGCGCATCGGCGATTTCCGCGTCATTGCCAGCCATCAGGAATCGCTGCATTCGCATGATGCGGTCAGCTTGCTGACCTCGGGGCCGACTTTCGCGCAATCGAGCCTTGATCCGACGACCTTCTCGGCGCTGCGGGCTTAA
- the metZ gene encoding O-succinylhomoserine sulfhydrylase, with protein sequence MSTDPKPQLHPRTRAVHAGTRRSQYGEMAEALFMTQGFAYDTAEQAEARFINVGPDEFIYARYGNPTSRMFEDRIASLEGTEDAFATASGMAAVNGALMSMVKPGDHIVSSSALFGSCLYVLDLLAKFGVEISYVDGTDLDQWKAAIRPGTKAVFFESMSNPTLQIVDIAGVAKLAHAVGALVVADNVFATPTFSNAAEQGADVIIYSTTKHIDGAGRALGGVICGTRDFVRNVAEPYLKHTGAAISPFNAWLMLNGLTTMDLRVRAMADSALQVATALESLPQISKVIYPGLASHPQHTLAARQMGTGGTMIAADTGSKDAAFRAMNRLEVAKISNNLGDAKTIVTHPTTTTHQRLSEEARLALGITPGLLRISVGLEHPEDLIADLRQALAG encoded by the coding sequence ATGTCCACAGATCCGAAACCGCAGCTTCACCCTCGCACCCGCGCCGTTCACGCAGGCACGCGCCGCAGCCAATATGGCGAAATGGCCGAGGCGCTCTTCATGACGCAGGGCTTTGCCTATGACACGGCAGAGCAGGCGGAGGCGCGGTTCATCAATGTGGGCCCGGACGAGTTCATCTATGCGCGCTACGGCAATCCGACCAGCCGGATGTTCGAGGATCGCATCGCAAGTCTTGAAGGCACCGAGGACGCCTTTGCAACCGCAAGCGGCATGGCGGCCGTGAACGGTGCATTGATGTCCATGGTCAAGCCGGGCGACCATATTGTCTCTTCCTCCGCGCTCTTCGGCTCGTGCCTCTATGTGCTCGATCTTCTGGCGAAATTCGGGGTCGAGATCAGCTATGTCGATGGCACCGATCTCGATCAGTGGAAAGCCGCGATCCGTCCCGGCACCAAGGCCGTCTTCTTTGAAAGCATGTCGAACCCGACGCTGCAAATCGTCGATATCGCGGGGGTCGCGAAACTGGCCCATGCGGTCGGCGCGCTGGTCGTCGCGGACAATGTCTTCGCGACCCCGACCTTCTCGAATGCGGCCGAGCAGGGCGCGGATGTCATCATCTATTCGACCACCAAACATATCGACGGGGCCGGGCGTGCTTTGGGCGGCGTGATCTGCGGCACCCGCGATTTCGTGCGCAATGTCGCCGAGCCCTATCTCAAGCACACCGGCGCCGCGATCAGCCCCTTCAATGCCTGGCTGATGCTGAACGGTCTGACGACGATGGATCTGCGCGTGCGCGCCATGGCCGACAGCGCGCTTCAGGTGGCGACGGCGCTGGAAAGCCTGCCGCAGATCTCGAAGGTGATCTATCCGGGGCTGGCAAGCCATCCGCAGCACACGCTGGCCGCGCGCCAGATGGGCACGGGCGGCACGATGATCGCCGCCGATACCGGTAGCAAGGACGCCGCCTTCCGCGCGATGAACCGGCTCGAGGTCGCGAAGATCTCGAACAATCTCGGCGATGCCAAGACGATCGTGACCCATCCGACGACGACGACGCATCAGCGCCTGTCCGAGGAGGCGCGGCTGGCGCTTGGCATCACGCCGGGGCTTTTGCGCATCTCGGTCGGGCTCGAACATCCCGAGGATCTGATCGCCGATCTGCGCCAGGCGCTTGCAGGCTGA